From the Xylella fastidiosa genome, the window CAATAGTTTGGCGTTGATTGTTTCGCGTTGACTTAATGATTCGTCGAAGTCTATCGAGCCAACGACGGTGCGGATGTTGGTCTGTACCAGTGCGATCATTGCAATTTCTAGGTTGGCAACCTCGTAGGCAGCTTTGGCTGCGTCGAGCACCTGGAAAAATACCACCCCGTCTACGCGTACTCCCGCGTTATCTTTGGTGATGACTTCTTGACTCGGTACAGCCAGTACCTGTTCCATCATGCTGACTTTGCGTCCGACGCTGTAGATAAGAGGAATCAAGAAATGCAGGCCCGGTTTCATGGTGTGTGTGTAACGACCGAATTTCTCTACGGTCCACTCATAACCTTGCGGCACCATGATGACGGATTTGAATAACAGGATGACGCCGGCGACCAGCACAATGAACGCCAATACATTACTTTGTAACATCGAAATTCCTTTTTTATCAAACAATAAGAACCAAGAAGTATGCATGAATGTGGTCACTCCAGACAGGATAAATAGTCTCTGAATGTCTTTGAAGATGCCGGAGCGATTGGTAGGCTTATATCGTTTTTTAGTGGCTTAAGATGTCGAAATGCGTCAACACCTTCGAGGCTTTGCAGCGCTGCTAAGCGAAACGAATATTCGCTAGGTTGGCTGCTACCGATTGCAATTGCCAGACACTAAAGCCATTGCAACGTTTGATCTGGCAGCGACCCAATAGAATGCAGTGCGATGTGTGGTGGCGTATCAGTGCCAGTGTTTTACAGAAGCGTCGTTCTTATGGTGCTGATGGATCGGTTTCTTGCCGGTTAACAGTGTTCCACAGGGTCTGCTGTTCTGAGAGTGACATTTGTGCCAGCGTAGCGCCTGCAGCCTGCGCGGTTTTTTCCATGGCGCGGAACTGTTTTTCAAATTGAATGTTGGTATGACGTAGCGCGTTGCCTGGATCTACCTTGGCGTGGTGGGCAAGCTGGATGCAGATGAACAGCAGATTGCCGAATATCTCCTCAATCTGTGCTTTGTTGTGTGTCACGGTGTCCATTAGAAACGTTTGGCGGATCTGTTCCAGTGTCTTCTGCATCTCGACGATGGCAGGGATTGGGGCTGCTTGCTTGAAACCAGCGCGCGTGGCGCGCTCCTGCAACTTGAGGGCGCGTAGCCATTCTGGTAGCCCGCTTGAAATCCCGAACAGTGCAGAATGATCTTGCTCGTTAACAGCTTCGCGTTCTTGGCGCTTGATGGCCTCCCAGTGAGTACTGACTGTCTCTGCACCGTCTACGGTGATGTCACCGAACACGTGGGGATGCCTGCGTACCATTTTGTCGGTAATGGCGGTAATTACGTCGGTAAATTCGAATGCACCCTGTTCGGCGGCCATATGCGAATGGAAAATGATTTGTAGCAGCAGGTCTCCAAGTTCGTCTTTCAGGGCGTTTAGGTCGTTGCGGTCGATCGCGTCGACAACTTCATAAGCCTCTTCAATCGTGTAAGGCGCAATCGTGGTAAAGTCTTGCTCTAAATTCCAAGGGCATCCCCTGATCGGGTCGCGCAGGCGCGCCATGATGGATAGCAACGTTTCAATGTGGGGTGATGCGTCGGGAAGATCGGACATACGGAAAGCGCCAGAATGGGGAATAAGATGGAGTCAGGGCAACCAATCGCGCCAAGGCAGCGTGGCGTCGCCCAGTGCGATAAAACCGCCGTTAAGCAGTGTCTCGCGTTTGTTGTAGCGGAACGGTTTTCCAGTCTCAATGTTCAGTAGCGTACCGCCCGCAGCAAGCAGTAAGCACTGGCCTGCGGCAGTATCCCACTCATAGGTAGCGCCTAGACGCGGGTACACGTCGAGTGTGCCTTCAGCAAGGCGACAGAACTTCAGCGCCGATCCCTGCGAAACTAGAGTTATTTCTTTCATCTGTGCCAGTAACGCCGAGGTGTGCACATCAATGTGCGACCGGCTTGCTGCGACCTGTAACGCGGTGCCAGCAGGTGCCCGCACGTGCAATGTGGTATCACGGTGACCATCACGGCGGAATGCCTGCCCGCCATGCATTGCATGCCAGATGGTCCCTTCCACCGGCGCCAGGATCATTCCATATACGGGGATACCTTCATGGATCAGTGCGATGTTTATGCAAAACTCGCCATTGCGTTTCACAAATTCGCGGGTGCCGTCGAGTGGATCGACCAACCAGTAGCTCTTCCAGTGACGGCGTTCCTCCCAAGTGATTCCTGTCGACTCTTCCGACAACACGGGCAGACTGGGGGTCAGTTGCTTGAGTCCATGCACGATGATCTGATGTGAGATTAAATCGGCCTGCGTCAGTGGACTCATGTCTGCTTTGATCTGGACCTTGAAATGATCCTGATAGATCTTCATGATCGCTCTGCCGGAATCTGTAGCAATGGCGATGACCGATTCGTGAAGATCGCTGGGAATAGTGATCACTGCTGATGTTCCAGCCATTCACGGACAATGAACAATGCTGCCAGGGAGCGCCCTTCGGAGAAATCCTCACGCAGCATCAAATCGTGCAACTTTGAAAGCTTCCAAGGAATGACCTCAATCTCTTCTGGTTCGTCGCCGACTAGACGTTCTGGGTACAGGTCAGATGCTATCACTAACCAGGACTGGTGATTCATATACCCTGGGACAAGGGTGATGGCACGTAGTACACGTAGATCCCGCGCACCGTAACCTGCCTCCTCCTTCAATTCACGATCAGCGGCCTGCTCCGGTGTTTCGTTGGCATCAATACGTCCCTTGACAAGACCCAGCTCATAACGGTGAATGCCAGCAGCATATTCACGTACTAGCAGGACAGTCTGCGGATCCAGTAGTGGCACCACCACTACTGCTCCGTATCCTCGTGCAACGTGGCGTTGGTACAGGCGGCGTTCGCCGTTGGAAAACTCCAGGTCGAGCTGCTGCCGCCGAAATTGGCTATCACCGATTTCCTCAATGCGATGGATCATCGGCAGAGGGCGGTTCATGCCAGACACACACCGGCAGGAGTGGCATATACAATGAGTTGATGCATCACAATGTTCATCAATCTGAAATCCTAGCAGATCCATGCGATCTTCAGCGGGCTGAACGCTGGCGACAACGCGATTTGCGCGTTCTGTGGCATCCGTGCACGCAAATGCGTGAGCATCCCGACACACTGCCATTAGTGCCCATCGTCCGTGGTGAGGGTGTGTGGTTGGTCGGTCACGATGGGCGTCGTTACCTGGATGCTGTCAGTAGTTGGTGGACAAATCTTTTCGGTCATGCAGATCCCCGTATCAGTGCAGCAATCGCCGCACAGGCCAGGACGCTTGAGCACGTGATGTTGGCTGGTTTCAGCCATGAGCCGGCGGTGCGTCTGGCCGAGGCCTTGTTGCGGCTCGCGCCGCGCCAGGACGGGCGTGAGCCCTTGTCAAAGGTGTTTTACGCTGACAATGGCTCGGCTGGGGTGGAAGTCGCGCTGAAAATGGCTTTCCATTACTTCCGTAATCGTGGTGAAGAGCAACGTACGCGATTTATCGCGTTACATAACGGGTATCACGGAGAAACCATTGGTGCTCTCGCGGTTGGCGATATCCCCTTGTACCGGCGTGTTTATGCTCCATTGCTAACGGAGGTATTGTTTGCTCCCTCTCCTGATGCCTATTTGGCCGAACCAGGTCAAAGCGCCGCAGAATATGCATTACAGGCCGCCGAAGCGTTGGAAGCGCTATTCAAACGTTACTCGGGGCAAATCTGCGCGCTGATTTTAGAGCCACTTTTACAATGTGCAGGTGGCATGCGCATGCACCATCCGGTGTACCTACATCGTGTGCGGGAACTATGCGATGCACACGGTGCCTTGCTGATTTGCGATGAGATTGCTACAGGGTTCGGACGCACTGGCACGCTCTTCGCTTGCGAGCAGGCTTGCTCCGCTATCTCAACGGATACTGATGACAAGGATCTTGGCATCATGCCGGACTTGTTGTGTCTTTCCAAGGGGCTGACGGGGGGGTTCCTACCTCTGGCCGCAGTGCTGACAACGCAGCAATTGTACGAGGAATTTCTCGATGACAGCCGCGAACGCGCTTTTCTGCATTCACACAGCTACACAGGAAATCCACTGGCTTGTATTGCAGCGCTAACGACACTGGATATCTTCGAAAATGATTGCATCATCGAACGCAACCAAGTCACTGCAGCACGTATGACGCAATTGGCTGCGTCACTGTCCGGGCATCCGCACGTTGCTGACGTGCGCCAGACCGGGATGGTCGTGGCATTTGAGTTAACTCGTGACGGCAACAAGCGGACACCATTCCCGCCACAGGCACGGCTTGGCTTGCACGTTTACCGTGCTGCGCTGGCGCGTGGAGTGATCCTGCGTCCGCTTGGTGATGTGGTGTATTGGATGCCTCCCTATTGCGTGGATGAGCAGCAACTGCATCTGCTTGCTGAGACCACGCGTGTGGCAATTGACGAAGCTATCGCATGCGTTTGAGTCGTTGTCATGTCAATGTGCCCCTGATTCTTGGCAACGAAATAATCCTCCCAGAATTGGTTGCTAACCACCTTTTGCGTGTGCTGCGTTTATGCGAGGGCGATACCTGTGTACTGTTCAACGGTGACGGCCATGATTATTTAGCACGTCTTATTGCCACAGGCAGGCGCGAGGCGTGGGCACGCATTGAAGGCGTTTCCGAGGTGTGTAATGAATCACCACTGGCGATTACCCTGGTCCAAGCAATCACACGCGGTGAGAAAATGGATTTGATTGTGCAAAAGGCAACGGAATTAGGCGTTGTCGCAATCGTGCCAGTTGATACTGAACGCAGCGGGGTGCGCTTGGATAGCGAACGCGTAGCCAAACGGCTGGCACACTGGAACAACGTGGTCATTTCAGCGTGTGAGCAGTGTGGCCGCACGCGCGTGCCAGAAGTACAGATGCCGCGTGCATTGCAAGTGTTGCCGGAAATACTTGATCCGGACACGTTGCGCCTGATTCTCGACCCGAAAAGTGAACATCGATTGTCAACGCTATCAAGGCTGACACCAGTTGAGGTCATCATTGCGATTGGCCCCGAGGGTGGTTGGTCGCCTCGTGATCTTGAAATACTCAAAGATGCAGGTTTTATCGGTTTTAGCTTGGGGCCGCGTATTTTGCGCACTGAAACAGCAGGATTAACCGCCATCGCCGTGTTGCAAGCACAGCTTGGTGACCTGTAGCGCATATGATTGATGTGGCATCTTGCACTGGAGTTGCATGGCGGCTACAGGTGATCACATGTGCTGCTCTATCGTTGATTGGTTGTAGCACCGTATGGGCAACGTATTGTTTGCTGTGACATATAAAGATGCGTGATGAGATGATGAGCGACGTGGGAATCAGTGATTCTCGGCAAGATGCTTCCGGTCACCACATCGGCCATAAAGTCATTACAGAGTCAGTGACACCGTCACATGAATGGTCCGTATGTAAAGATGGGTTATTAGGGATTTTTATTTTTATATTACTTGATTTAATGTTCTTTGTTTTTGTAATCATGCGCAGTCATACTCTTAAGGTCAGAATGTTGGTTTGATAAAATGTATTCTCTGATTTAATTTCGTGATGCTAAATCAATCGACATCATTTTCTGGAGATTTGTAGCTTGTATTTTCTTGGTGAGATCAGAATAAGTATGATTTCTTCCATCACCATCAATACTGACCGATGATTGTTATCACATACTTCGTATTTAATCGGTGCTTAGATACGCTGATGATTCTGCGGGGTGGGGCGAATAAGAGATAGGTGGCGTACTATAGAAGATGGTATATGATGATTCCCATCACGGATCTTTAATATTGATTAGGCAGCGATGTTACAGCTAAATTTGGTGTGAGGCTCTCACTAGGAGTAGATATTGAATGACGAAATCAATGCTTAGTGATTCGTACTTTTTATTGTCGAATTTATAAGCTATTACAGAATGCTATTGTCTTTCAGATTGAAATTCGTCGTATGTGGATATGGATATTTTATAAGAAAGTGTTCCAGTTCTACTGGAGAGGGTGGAGATTTTTTGTTGAAGTAGTTGTGTGATGAACAGTACTTGATAATTAATGTTCGATTTCCAGGGGGTGATCTTTATGCCATTGTGAGGAAAATCATCGTAGTATGTATAAATGTGCTGGAGTCTATTTTTGGTGCTTGGAGTAGAAACGCGATGCTTATATCATTCTGATTATTTTATGATGGGTTTGTGAATGTCTCTCATTGAATAAAAATTAATCGAATGGATGGGTTATTTAAAGGAAATTTTCGTTTATTATATTACTCATTTTTTGAATGTCCAGGTCTTCTATTTATTATATTAGAATGATTTTCTGAGTGGTTTTTTCAGCATCATATTGAGTGGATGCAGTTGATCCAGCATCTATGACGCAATGTCTCGTAACGGCGATGGAAGTCCAATAGAGCCTGGCCAATGTGGTGCTGGTGGTGTATCTCGGTACATTCAGTTTTGATGAAGGTGTCGCTTCGTGGGGGGGGGGCTGTGTCGGCCTGGTAGGTTCATATCACCACGATAGCAACGACTCCTGTAGACTATCCGTGCTTGCATAGCAACCGTCCTTTTTCCTGCAGGATGCCGTGCGCTTGACGCGTTTGCGCGCCGCTCCTAGTCCGATTCTTTTCGCCTTGCATGCCGATCGTACGCTTTGGTGCTGCGTTCGTCCTTATTAATTTTTCTCGCAGCGCGGTTTACGGGAACGCTCCGAGTTACCACGGTACGATGCGTCGGTTTTGATTGGCGCAAGTGCAAGTGCTTTTCAGGAGTGTTCTGAATGAACTTCGAAACTTTGGGATTGTTGCCTTCCTTACTTCGTGCTCTTAGCGAGCAAGGTTACGAAATACCGACCCCAATTCAGCAGCAGGCGATTCCATTGGCATTAGCTGGCCACGATTTGCTTGCTGCCGCGCAAACAGGGACAGGTAAGACGGCTGCGTTCGGCTTGCCTGTATTGCAACGATTGATGGCCGCTTCATCTAATGTTGGTGCCGGTAAGCCGCGTGCTTTGGTGCTGACACCGACCCGTGAGCTGGCGACTCAGGTCCACGACAGCCTACGTGGTTACGCTAAGTATCAACGTGTATCAAGTGCGGTGATTTATGGTGGTGTGGGGATGGGGAATCAGTTGGATGTGCTGCGCCGTGGCGTAGATTTGTTGATTGCCTGCCCGGGTCGTTTGATTGATCATATTGAACGTCGCAGTGTGGATTTGTCAGGCGTCGGGATTTTGGTATTAGATGAGGCTGATCGCATGCTTGACATGGGTTTCCTCCCCTCAATTAAACGTATCCTCGGCAAACTACCGCGGCAGAATCGCCAAACTCTGCTGTTCTCTGCGACATTTGCTGAGCCGATTAAACAGTTGGCGTTAGAGTTTATGTGCCGCCCACGCGAGGTGATGGTGGCGTCGCATAACACCGTTGCTGAGACCATTACGCATCGTGTGCATCCTGTCGATGTTAGCCGCAAGCGTGAATTGTTGTTGTATCTATTGGCTCAAGATAGCAGGGAGCAGACACTGGTGTTCGTGCGGACCAAGCATGGCAGTGACAAGCTTGCTACGTTCTTGGAGAAATACGGAATCAAGACAGCGGCGATTCACGGTAATAAGACTCAGGGCCAGCGTCTGCGTGCATTAAACAGTTTCAAAGCAGGGCGAGTTACCGTGCTGGTGGCCACTGACATTGCTGCGCGCGGAATTGATATTGACCAATTGCCAAAAGTGATCAATTACGATTTGCCTATGGTGGCTGAGGATTATGTGCATCGCATCGGGCGTACTGGACGCAATGGTGTGCAGGGAGAGGCAATTTCATTAGTCACTCAGGAGGATGCTAAGTTATTGCGTCAGATCGTGCGTTTGCTTGATCGTGACATGGATATTCGCGATGTGCCGGATTTCGAACCTCAAGTCCCGATCCGTTGGGGTAACAGTGCTCCGGGAAAGAGTAAGCAGCCTGCTGGACAGCACCCACCACGTAAGAGTCAACATCGGCGAGCATTCGGCAAAGCATCTGTGCATACGACGCCTGCTTTAAAAAAACAATCAGGTGTACAACATAGCAATGGGTCCCGTAATCGTGATGGAATGCTCCCGGTTCATCAGCGTGGTTGATCTTTGCCTTACATATTGGTAATCACAGCAGAGCATAGTGCCGCTATGCTCTTACTGTATTTTCGTTGCATGACAGCACTATGGATATTTTTAAGGTCTTCATTATCGAAGCAGCACACCGTTTGCCTCATGTTCCTCCTGGGCACAAGTGTGCTCGTTTGCACGGGCATTCTTTTCGAATTGAGGTGCATGTCAGTGGTGCATTAGAGTCTGATACTGGGTGGATCATGGATTTCAGTGATTTGAAGCGTGCTTTCCAGCCGATTTACGATCAACTTGACCATCATTACCTCAATGAAATTGAGGGGCTTGAAAATCCAACCAGTGAGCGGTTGGCGATTTGGGTATGGGACCGGCTCAAGCCAGTGCTGCCTGCATTGACCGAGATAGTGGTGCATGAAACCTGTACTTCGGGATGCCGTTACCGTGGTGGTTGATTCACCTCATCAAGATATTGTCGTAGGAATGGTGGATCTGTCTCTAATCCCTGGAAAATCGAATTACTGTCATGTAGCACGTGCTTCTGAGTTCATATGTCCTAAGTGATATTTGTCTTGGATATGCGGTAAATCAAATGATTGGTAGGGCCGAAAAATCTTGAGTGTTTTGATCGTGCTACCCAATGAGTGTTGCTTCCATTCTGCGTGTCGCGTTGATGTCACAACAGGATATCGTCAGCGTTACTATTCATTGAAATTCTCATTGATGTTCGAACAGGTTGATTATCAATGCTTTGTGTGTTGTTACATGTGTTAGTTGTTTCTTATTCTTTATGTAGATCACTGAGATCATTGGTTGCGTTAAAGTTTCTTTTTAATCAAGAATGTCATATCCATCTTCTGCGGTATTCTTGGAAAGTCAGTCAGTGATCCTTGATTAACTTCATGTTGTAATCCGCATATGGACATGAGGATGTTACTCATGGTGATGCACACATATGAAGAGGTTCACACAGTGTCTATGCTGGTCGGTGCATTGACTTCACGTTGGTTGTGTTGTGCATCTGATGTTGCCCATCTATGGCGATGCCACAATGTTGTTTCGTTGTTCAAAATATGAACTACGCATCATGCAGGATGTGATGTCCTGTAATTCATCCTGAAAGATTCTGGGTCAACATAAGCGTGTCTAATACAAGGGCCAACTATCTGTCCGGCCCTTTCTGCAAGTGGGTTCGTGAAATACCGCGTCATGTTTCCGCAGCCCTCATTTGAGCGCGGAATTGGCGGAACACACTAGGAGCGAGGTAGGACTCTTCAGCTTGTTTACATAAGCCGTGCTTGGACAAAGCTTGGCACACGTTGTTGTGCCATTGATGCTTGTGCTTGTACGCTCTGTTGGTGTGCCGTGCCTGCCAGGATTGGTCAAGGTTTCATCGAAGACAGTGATGACTATCGAAGATTGAGTATATGCCGATCCAGTGTCCAAGCCTTACGTTGTTATCGTTGATGTCGGCAGATTCTTTGACTTATATCTGTACACTCTGATGATAAACGCTGCTTCTCGGTTATACGCTCATTTTTTGTGATCTTGTTTCGGTGCATTGTCGATTTTTTCAAGATCTTGCATCAGATCATCCGTTAACGGCGCCATCTTTTTCTGGATTGCGACCATCAGGTTTTGCATCAATACCGGAGTTTTGTCGAGCAGGCTTTGCCCTGCTGAGCTTTCGTAGAATTTAGTCATTGCAAGTACATCTTCACGGCTGAAACTGTGCTTGTATAAGTCTATGTATACTGGTTCTAGTTCTGACCATGACATTGCTTTGCGGATTCTCTGTTTGGAGCGTTCCAGGATTTGCACCATTTTTGCTTTTTCTTCCGTGCTTAGAGTGTGTTTTGCAGCCATCTGGTCAAATTGTTTCTCCTCCATTGTCTCAAGCTGAGGTATCATCGAATCGTGTATAGCCTGCATGCGTGAAACTGATAGCAGGCGGTTTACATCTGCATCGCTGGGTGGCGTGGCTGTGGCGACTAGAGGCATTGCAATAGTTATGGCAATGAACAAAGCAAGGCAGCGGAGCCGCTGTAATGTGGTCATTGATGTATCTCCTGAGTAATTAATCCCTCCCCATCATAACGTATTGTGATACGCGTTTTGGTTACTTTGCCGATACAATGGCGGCGTGTGCGATGATTCTCTGTTCATATGACTTGTCAGGATGGCTCCTGACGAGGGGATTGCTCAGAGGCTTGCGTGTGTTTCCGATGCAGGCGAGAAAAATGTCAACACGGTTGTGTCATGCAGTGGGGTTACTTTTTATCGTGGATGGCTTGTTGTTTCAGCTTGATGTGCTGCGTGCATATCTTGGTCACTTGTAATGATCGACTCTTGTATTGGTATTGGGCGAAGGTGCATTGATTATCTAATGTTCATTGCTTCCGTTATTAGAGCCATCGCAGTGAGGATGCTTGTATACGTTTAGCCTATA encodes:
- the queD gene encoding 6-carboxytetrahydropterin synthase QueD, whose product is MDIFKVFIIEAAHRLPHVPPGHKCARLHGHSFRIEVHVSGALESDTGWIMDFSDLKRAFQPIYDQLDHHYLNEIEGLENPTSERLAIWVWDRLKPVLPALTEIVVHETCTSGCRYRGG
- the bioA gene encoding adenosylmethionine--8-amino-7-oxononanoate transaminase; translation: MHHNVHQSEILADPCDLQRAERWRQRDLRVLWHPCTQMREHPDTLPLVPIVRGEGVWLVGHDGRRYLDAVSSWWTNLFGHADPRISAAIAAQARTLEHVMLAGFSHEPAVRLAEALLRLAPRQDGREPLSKVFYADNGSAGVEVALKMAFHYFRNRGEEQRTRFIALHNGYHGETIGALAVGDIPLYRRVYAPLLTEVLFAPSPDAYLAEPGQSAAEYALQAAEALEALFKRYSGQICALILEPLLQCAGGMRMHHPVYLHRVRELCDAHGALLICDEIATGFGRTGTLFACEQACSAISTDTDDKDLGIMPDLLCLSKGLTGGFLPLAAVLTTQQLYEEFLDDSRERAFLHSHSYTGNPLACIAALTTLDIFENDCIIERNQVTAARMTQLAASLSGHPHVADVRQTGMVVAFELTRDGNKRTPFPPQARLGLHVYRAALARGVILRPLGDVVYWMPPYCVDEQQLHLLAETTRVAIDEAIACV
- the nudE gene encoding ADP compounds hydrolase NudE, with translation MNRPLPMIHRIEEIGDSQFRRQQLDLEFSNGERRLYQRHVARGYGAVVVVPLLDPQTVLLVREYAAGIHRYELGLVKGRIDANETPEQAADRELKEEAGYGARDLRVLRAITLVPGYMNHQSWLVIASDLYPERLVGDEPEEIEVIPWKLSKLHDLMLREDFSEGRSLAALFIVREWLEHQQ
- the mazG gene encoding nucleoside triphosphate pyrophosphohydrolase, which produces MSDLPDASPHIETLLSIMARLRDPIRGCPWNLEQDFTTIAPYTIEEAYEVVDAIDRNDLNALKDELGDLLLQIIFHSHMAAEQGAFEFTDVITAITDKMVRRHPHVFGDITVDGAETVSTHWEAIKRQEREAVNEQDHSALFGISSGLPEWLRALKLQERATRAGFKQAAPIPAIVEMQKTLEQIRQTFLMDTVTHNKAQIEEIFGNLLFICIQLAHHAKVDPGNALRHTNIQFEKQFRAMEKTAQAAGATLAQMSLSEQQTLWNTVNRQETDPSAP
- a CDS encoding 16S rRNA (uracil(1498)-N(3))-methyltransferase; protein product: MRLSRCHVNVPLILGNEIILPELVANHLLRVLRLCEGDTCVLFNGDGHDYLARLIATGRREAWARIEGVSEVCNESPLAITLVQAITRGEKMDLIVQKATELGVVAIVPVDTERSGVRLDSERVAKRLAHWNNVVISACEQCGRTRVPEVQMPRALQVLPEILDPDTLRLILDPKSEHRLSTLSRLTPVEVIIAIGPEGGWSPRDLEILKDAGFIGFSLGPRILRTETAGLTAIAVLQAQLGDL
- the cysQ gene encoding 3'(2'),5'-bisphosphate nucleotidase CysQ; this translates as MITIPSDLHESVIAIATDSGRAIMKIYQDHFKVQIKADMSPLTQADLISHQIIVHGLKQLTPSLPVLSEESTGITWEERRHWKSYWLVDPLDGTREFVKRNGEFCINIALIHEGIPVYGMILAPVEGTIWHAMHGGQAFRRDGHRDTTLHVRAPAGTALQVAASRSHIDVHTSALLAQMKEITLVSQGSALKFCRLAEGTLDVYPRLGATYEWDTAAGQCLLLAAGGTLLNIETGKPFRYNKRETLLNGGFIALGDATLPWRDWLP
- a CDS encoding DUF2059 domain-containing protein; this encodes MTTLQRLRCLALFIAITIAMPLVATATPPSDADVNRLLSVSRMQAIHDSMIPQLETMEEKQFDQMAAKHTLSTEEKAKMVQILERSKQRIRKAMSWSELEPVYIDLYKHSFSREDVLAMTKFYESSAGQSLLDKTPVLMQNLMVAIQKKMAPLTDDLMQDLEKIDNAPKQDHKK